One genomic region from Marinobacter szutsaonensis encodes:
- a CDS encoding alpha/beta hydrolase, which yields MKASHVRKLIKPIESAYSEMFSGRVYRVGKGAVSVRNHSGKAEQTVIGVHGFLENHCYFTQAYEGATTELILLTCSNYHIPVNGVTPETPDWEVPIKHLEGTIEYDACILNQSLANLPTTRNIRVHGHSRGGAVILEAMKQWPELYEEVEVVLEAPVLPQGRLHGLVTMLLEPVSHGMWPWLIRLINSAPQSAYGQTFFGKMNPRKKQLLSKLFSATKDHLTIVRNIENIMDWMTRTDTSVYQHIRHGTFLIPAVDRILDRSAMLASARQSPTTMRIVETEAPSHFITLDSKEWVPGFETLPATAQG from the coding sequence ATGAAAGCGAGCCATGTTCGCAAGCTGATCAAGCCCATCGAGAGCGCCTACTCCGAGATGTTCTCGGGGCGCGTCTATCGCGTGGGCAAGGGTGCTGTTTCGGTCCGCAACCACAGTGGGAAGGCGGAGCAGACGGTTATTGGTGTGCACGGCTTTCTCGAGAACCACTGCTACTTCACCCAGGCCTACGAAGGCGCCACCACCGAACTGATCCTGCTGACCTGCAGCAACTACCACATTCCGGTGAACGGCGTCACACCCGAGACTCCGGACTGGGAAGTGCCCATCAAGCATCTGGAAGGCACCATCGAATACGATGCCTGCATCCTCAACCAGTCCCTGGCCAACCTGCCCACCACCCGTAACATCCGCGTTCACGGCCACTCCCGCGGCGGCGCGGTGATCCTCGAAGCCATGAAGCAATGGCCCGAACTCTACGAGGAGGTGGAAGTGGTACTCGAGGCCCCGGTACTTCCCCAGGGACGGCTGCACGGTCTGGTGACCATGCTGCTGGAGCCGGTCAGTCATGGCATGTGGCCCTGGCTGATTCGACTGATCAACAGTGCGCCCCAGTCCGCCTACGGCCAGACTTTCTTCGGCAAGATGAATCCACGGAAGAAGCAGTTGCTGAGTAAGCTGTTCTCCGCCACCAAGGACCATCTGACCATTGTCCGCAACATCGAGAACATCATGGACTGGATGACGCGGACCGACACCTCGGTGTACCAGCATATCCGCCACGGCACCTTCCTGATCCCGGCGGTGGACCGGATCCTGGACCGCTCCGCCATGTTGGCCAGCGCCCGCCAGAGCCCGACCACCATGCGGATCGTGGAAACCGAGGCACCGAGCCACTTCATTACCCTGGACAGCAAGGAATGGGTTCCCGGCTTCGAGACCCTGCCGGCCACCGCCCAGGGCTGA
- the ubiB gene encoding ubiquinone biosynthesis regulatory protein kinase UbiB produces the protein MTRLRRLFRIAWVFCRYRLDTFLPIAELPAPLKVFFLLAPWHLFPQPKLSRGDRLRLALEELGPVFVKFGQILSTRRDLLPDDMAESLKQLQDRVPPFPSDTARNIIETSLGKPVSELFAEFSSDPMASASVAQVHAATLPNGQRVVVKVLRPGIEKVIHQDLALMYLMAGLLEKYWSEGKRLHPVDVVADYDSTIHDELDLQREAANASQLRRNFENSSLIYIPFIDWDYTRKSVLVMERIHGIPIADVPALEAAGVNMKVLAEKGVEIFFTQVFRDSFFHADMHPGNIFVDVSNPADPRYIAIDFGIVGTLAPDDQSYLARNLLAFFRRDYRQVAQLHIQSGWVPPDTRVNEFEAAIRTVCEPIFERPLKDISFGHFLLRLFQTARRFNMEVQPQLVLLQKTLLNVEGLGRQLYPELDLWSTAQPFLEDWMRKRIGPSGLLKSLQSHLPSWLEQSPEMPQLIHDALLQMRHAGPTEQQNRDTLELLRQQQARTERRWRRAGLALVLVTAAVIGTQPEARAWVENTPAWSWALLAIAGGLVLRGGR, from the coding sequence GTGACCCGCCTGAGACGCCTGTTCCGAATTGCCTGGGTATTCTGCCGTTACCGCCTGGACACGTTTCTGCCCATCGCCGAACTGCCGGCACCCCTGAAGGTGTTTTTCCTGCTGGCACCCTGGCATCTGTTCCCGCAGCCCAAATTGAGCCGGGGCGACCGGTTGCGTCTTGCCCTGGAAGAACTGGGGCCGGTGTTCGTGAAATTCGGCCAAATCCTGTCCACCCGGCGTGATCTGCTGCCGGACGACATGGCCGAGTCCCTCAAACAGCTCCAGGACCGGGTGCCTCCGTTCCCCAGCGACACCGCCCGGAATATCATCGAAACCTCCCTGGGCAAGCCGGTCTCCGAACTGTTTGCAGAGTTCTCCTCCGACCCCATGGCGTCCGCCTCGGTGGCCCAGGTTCATGCCGCCACCCTGCCCAATGGCCAGCGTGTGGTGGTCAAGGTGCTGAGGCCGGGCATCGAAAAGGTGATTCACCAGGACCTGGCCCTGATGTACCTGATGGCCGGCCTGCTCGAGAAGTACTGGTCCGAGGGCAAGCGCCTGCACCCGGTGGACGTGGTCGCCGATTACGATTCCACCATCCATGACGAACTGGACCTGCAGCGCGAGGCCGCCAACGCCAGCCAGCTGCGCCGCAACTTCGAGAACTCGTCGCTGATCTACATCCCTTTTATCGACTGGGATTACACCCGCAAGTCGGTACTGGTGATGGAACGCATCCACGGCATTCCCATCGCCGACGTGCCCGCGCTCGAGGCGGCCGGGGTCAACATGAAGGTACTGGCGGAAAAGGGCGTGGAAATCTTCTTCACCCAGGTGTTCCGGGACAGCTTCTTTCATGCCGACATGCACCCGGGCAACATCTTCGTCGACGTGTCCAACCCGGCGGACCCGCGGTACATCGCCATCGATTTCGGCATTGTCGGCACCCTGGCCCCGGATGACCAGAGCTACCTGGCCCGCAACCTGCTGGCGTTCTTCCGCCGGGATTACCGCCAGGTGGCGCAATTGCATATCCAGTCCGGCTGGGTACCACCGGACACCCGGGTCAACGAGTTCGAGGCCGCCATCCGTACCGTGTGCGAGCCGATTTTCGAGCGCCCCCTGAAAGACATTTCCTTCGGCCACTTCCTGCTGCGCCTGTTCCAGACCGCCCGACGCTTCAATATGGAAGTCCAGCCCCAGCTGGTACTGCTGCAGAAAACCCTGCTCAATGTCGAGGGTCTGGGCCGCCAGCTGTATCCGGAACTGGATCTCTGGAGCACCGCCCAGCCTTTCCTGGAGGACTGGATGCGCAAGCGCATCGGCCCCTCCGGGTTGCTGAAGTCGCTGCAGTCTCATCTGCCCTCCTGGCTGGAACAGTCACCGGAGATGCCGCAACTGATCCACGACGCTCTGCTGCAGATGCGGCACGCCGGGCCCACCGAACAGCAAAACCGCGATACACTGGAGCTGTTGCGACAGCAGCAGGCCCGTACCGAGCGACGCTGGCGCCGGGCCGGTCTGGCCCTTGTACTGGTGACCGCGGCGGTGATCGGAACCCAGCCCGAGGCCCGGGCCTGGGTCGAGAACACGCCGGCATGGAGCTGGGCCCTGCTGGCCATCGCCGGCGGGCTGGTGCTGCGCGGCGGCCGTTAA
- a CDS encoding DUF808 domain-containing protein, whose product MAGSSLLALIDDIATILDDVSLMTKTATKKTAGVLGDDLALNAQQVTGVKPARELPVVWAVAKGSFINKAILVPAAVAISFFVPWMVTPLLMLGGGFLCFEGFEKLAHKFLHGKEDEAHKQELHEALKNPDVDMKVVEKDKIKGAIRTDFILSAEIIAITLGTVTGQGIGMQFLVLTVVAVMVTVGVYGLVAGIVKLDDGGLYLSQRDSALAQRIGEGILSLAPYMMKTLSILGTIAMFLVGGGILTHGLPPVYDAIHHFSEGFGGIGATLVSTLADGLFGVLAGGILVGVLTPLINWWQKRHGEAA is encoded by the coding sequence ATGGCAGGAAGCAGTCTGCTCGCACTGATCGACGACATCGCCACCATCCTTGATGATGTCTCCCTGATGACCAAGACCGCCACCAAGAAAACCGCGGGTGTTCTCGGGGATGACCTCGCACTCAATGCCCAGCAGGTTACCGGTGTGAAACCGGCCCGGGAATTGCCTGTGGTCTGGGCGGTGGCCAAGGGCTCCTTTATCAACAAGGCCATCCTGGTGCCGGCAGCAGTGGCTATCAGTTTCTTTGTGCCGTGGATGGTGACCCCGTTGCTGATGCTCGGCGGTGGGTTCCTGTGTTTTGAGGGCTTCGAGAAGCTGGCCCACAAGTTTCTCCACGGCAAGGAGGACGAGGCCCACAAGCAGGAACTGCACGAGGCCCTGAAGAATCCGGATGTCGACATGAAGGTGGTGGAAAAGGACAAGATCAAGGGCGCGATACGCACCGATTTCATCCTTTCGGCGGAAATCATCGCCATCACCCTGGGTACCGTCACCGGGCAGGGCATCGGTATGCAGTTCCTGGTGCTGACAGTGGTGGCGGTGATGGTCACGGTCGGGGTCTATGGTCTGGTGGCCGGTATCGTGAAGCTGGACGATGGCGGCCTGTACCTGAGCCAGAGGGACAGTGCCCTGGCCCAGCGTATTGGTGAGGGCATCCTCTCGTTGGCACCCTACATGATGAAGACCCTGTCGATCCTGGGCACGATTGCCATGTTCCTGGTCGGCGGTGGCATTCTCACCCATGGCCTGCCACCGGTCTACGATGCCATCCACCACTTCTCCGAAGGCTTTGGTGGCATCGGCGCCACCCTGGTTTCCACACTGGCCGATGGTCTGTTCGGGGTTCTGGCCGGTGGTATCCTGGTCGGGGTGCTGACGCCCCTGATCAACTGGTGGCAGAAACGCCACGGGGAAGCTGCGTAA
- a CDS encoding phosphoribosyl-ATP diphosphatase, with the protein MSDVLERLAQVLEARKNADPESSYVASLHAKGLNKILEKVGEECTETLLAAKDAEHSGETSDVVYETADLWFHSMVMLSRLGLGPDDVLNELARRFDLSGLEEKASRSK; encoded by the coding sequence GTGAGTGATGTACTGGAACGCCTGGCACAGGTACTGGAAGCCCGCAAGAATGCAGACCCGGAGTCATCCTATGTCGCCAGTCTGCATGCCAAAGGGCTGAACAAGATCCTGGAAAAGGTCGGTGAGGAATGTACCGAAACCCTGCTGGCTGCCAAGGATGCCGAGCACAGCGGCGAAACCTCGGATGTGGTCTATGAGACCGCTGATCTGTGGTTTCACAGCATGGTCATGCTGTCCCGGCTGGGACTCGGACCGGACGACGTCCTGAACGAGCTGGCAAGGCGTTTTGACCTGTCAGGACTGGAAGAAAAGGCATCCCGGAGCAAGTAG
- the tatC gene encoding twin-arginine translocase subunit TatC codes for MTQQPDGNQIHPEQQPEMPLIEHLLELRNRLLKMVLAVVICFAAIYPFANELYLWLSQPIRELLPVGQSMIATDVTSPFFAPLKLALVLSVFAAIPVILYQLWSFIAPGLYAHEKRLAFPLLFTSVILFYAGAAFAYYVVFPLVFGFFTAIGPEGIVELPDISSYLNFVLKMFFAFGVAFEIPIATVLLILTGATTPDDLAAKRPYVVVGCFIIGMMLTPPDIISQTLLAVPMWILFEFGILFGRLARREVASEDSEDFPGE; via the coding sequence ATGACCCAACAGCCAGACGGCAACCAGATCCATCCCGAACAACAACCGGAAATGCCGCTGATCGAGCACCTGCTCGAGCTGCGTAACCGGCTATTGAAGATGGTGCTGGCCGTGGTGATCTGTTTCGCCGCGATCTACCCCTTCGCCAACGAACTCTATCTCTGGCTGAGCCAGCCGATCAGGGAGTTACTGCCCGTTGGCCAGAGCATGATCGCCACCGACGTCACCTCCCCCTTCTTCGCCCCGCTGAAGCTGGCACTGGTGCTCTCGGTTTTTGCCGCGATCCCGGTCATCCTCTACCAGCTCTGGAGCTTCATTGCCCCGGGGCTGTATGCCCACGAGAAGCGCCTGGCATTCCCGTTGCTGTTCACCTCGGTGATCCTGTTCTATGCCGGTGCGGCCTTTGCCTATTACGTGGTGTTTCCACTGGTGTTCGGGTTCTTTACCGCCATCGGACCCGAGGGCATTGTGGAGCTGCCGGACATCAGCAGTTACCTGAATTTCGTGCTCAAGATGTTCTTTGCCTTCGGAGTGGCCTTCGAGATCCCGATCGCCACGGTCCTGCTGATCCTGACCGGCGCCACCACCCCGGACGATCTGGCCGCCAAGCGCCCCTACGTGGTCGTCGGCTGCTTCATCATCGGCATGATGCTGACGCCGCCGGACATCATCTCCCAGACGCTGCTGGCGGTACCGATGTGGATCCTGTTCGAGTTCGGCATCCTGTTCGGGCGCCTGGCCCGCCGTGAGGTGGCCAGCGAGGATTCGGAAGATTTCCCCGGCGAATGA
- a CDS encoding polyhydroxyalkanoic acid system family protein, with amino-acid sequence MSVIDVHRPHSLDKEHARQAAETLAQDLSKQFDVHYQWEGDVMKFKRSGVKGHLNITPDDLHIRLELGLMLRPFKHRIEQEIHSQLDQIIQA; translated from the coding sequence ATGTCTGTCATTGATGTTCATCGCCCCCATTCCCTGGACAAGGAACATGCCCGCCAGGCGGCAGAAACCCTGGCCCAGGATCTGTCGAAGCAGTTCGATGTGCATTACCAGTGGGAAGGTGATGTCATGAAGTTCAAGCGCAGTGGCGTGAAGGGGCACCTGAACATCACTCCGGATGACCTGCACATTCGTCTGGAGCTGGGCCTGATGCTGCGGCCGTTCAAGCACCGCATCGAGCAGGAGATTCACAGCCAGCTCGACCAGATCATTCAGGCCTGA
- the ubiE gene encoding bifunctional demethylmenaquinone methyltransferase/2-methoxy-6-polyprenyl-1,4-benzoquinol methylase UbiE codes for MSEQQTPANPSGSGNGQDDVTHFGFRNVPKSQKAGQVAEVFHSVAGKYDLMNDLMSMGIHRLWKRFTIELSGVRPGHQVLDIAGGTGDLTMKFSDLVGPSGKVVLADINASMLQVGRSRLMDRGYAGNIEYVQADAEHLPFPDNNFNAVSIAFGLRNVTDKDQALRDMTRVLKPGGKLMVLEFSKPTNPLLTKAYDMYSFSALPLMGQLIAGDSESYKYLAESIRMHPDQETLKGMMENAGLVNCRYYNMTGGIVALHVGIKP; via the coding sequence ATGAGCGAGCAGCAAACGCCAGCCAATCCGTCCGGTTCCGGCAATGGCCAGGACGACGTTACCCATTTCGGTTTCCGCAACGTACCGAAAAGCCAGAAGGCCGGCCAGGTGGCCGAGGTCTTCCACAGCGTGGCGGGCAAGTACGACCTCATGAACGACCTGATGTCGATGGGTATTCACCGGCTCTGGAAGCGCTTTACCATCGAGCTTTCCGGGGTGCGCCCGGGGCATCAGGTACTGGACATTGCCGGGGGCACGGGCGACCTGACCATGAAATTCTCGGATCTAGTGGGTCCGTCGGGCAAGGTCGTCCTCGCCGATATCAACGCCTCCATGCTCCAGGTCGGTCGCAGCCGGCTGATGGACCGGGGTTACGCCGGCAACATCGAATACGTGCAGGCGGATGCCGAACACCTGCCCTTCCCGGACAACAACTTCAATGCCGTGTCCATTGCCTTCGGACTGCGCAACGTGACGGACAAGGATCAGGCCCTGCGTGACATGACCCGCGTGCTCAAGCCCGGCGGCAAGCTCATGGTGCTGGAGTTCTCCAAGCCCACCAATCCGCTGCTGACCAAGGCCTATGACATGTACTCCTTCAGCGCGCTGCCGCTGATGGGCCAGCTGATTGCCGGTGACAGCGAGAGCTACAAGTACCTCGCCGAGTCCATCCGCATGCACCCGGATCAGGAAACCCTCAAGGGCATGATGGAGAACGCAGGGCTGGTGAACTGCCGCTACTACAACATGACCGGCGGCATCGTCGCCCTGCACGTGGGAATCAAGCCCTGA
- the tatA gene encoding Sec-independent protein translocase subunit TatA, with product MGISIWQLLIVLGIVILLFGTKKLRNIGSDLGGAIRGFKKSMNDDDTAKDEKDSLEEKSKDEPQQAEAEDKPREKTHS from the coding sequence ATGGGTATCAGTATCTGGCAACTCCTGATCGTACTTGGCATTGTTATCCTGTTGTTCGGAACCAAGAAACTGCGGAACATCGGCAGCGACCTCGGTGGCGCTATTCGCGGCTTCAAGAAGTCCATGAATGACGATGACACCGCGAAGGACGAAAAGGATTCCCTGGAAGAAAAATCCAAGGACGAGCCCCAGCAGGCTGAAGCGGAAGACAAGCCCCGGGAAAAAACCCACAGCTGA
- a CDS encoding 16S rRNA (uracil(1498)-N(3))-methyltransferase, translating to MNLALLFDEDFVTPDRAVLAGRRLAHLHSVLKVAAGDRIPVGRVDGLMGSGEVIRLTDTEAELQVTLDQQPPTALPLTLILAMPRPKMFRRVLQTCASLGIKDIWLINSYKVEKSFWQTPWLSEDNLRENLTLGLEQAKDTVMPTVHIRKLFKPFVEDELPGILTGKRALVAHPGTPTPCPVHLHEPAVLCIGPEGGFTPYEVGKLEEAGCQGVHLGPRILRVETAVPVLVSRLFDACR from the coding sequence ATGAACCTGGCACTGCTGTTTGACGAGGATTTTGTCACACCGGACCGGGCCGTTCTGGCCGGCCGCCGGCTGGCCCACCTGCATTCCGTACTGAAAGTCGCCGCCGGTGACCGCATTCCGGTCGGTCGCGTTGACGGCCTGATGGGAAGTGGAGAGGTGATCCGCTTGACGGACACCGAAGCGGAACTGCAGGTGACGCTGGACCAGCAGCCCCCGACTGCGCTGCCCCTTACCCTGATCCTGGCCATGCCCCGCCCCAAAATGTTCCGCCGGGTGCTGCAGACCTGCGCCTCCCTCGGCATCAAGGACATCTGGCTGATCAACAGCTACAAGGTGGAGAAGAGTTTCTGGCAGACTCCCTGGCTGTCGGAAGACAACCTGCGGGAAAACCTGACCCTGGGCCTCGAGCAGGCCAAAGATACGGTGATGCCGACCGTTCACATCCGCAAACTGTTCAAACCCTTCGTGGAAGACGAGCTGCCCGGCATCCTCACCGGCAAGCGGGCACTGGTGGCCCATCCGGGCACACCCACGCCCTGCCCTGTGCACCTGCATGAACCGGCCGTGCTGTGCATCGGACCCGAAGGAGGCTTCACCCCGTATGAGGTGGGCAAGCTCGAGGAGGCGGGTTGCCAGGGCGTTCATCTCGGCCCCCGGATCCTGCGGGTGGAAACCGCCGTGCCGGTGTTGGTCAGCCGGCTTTTTGACGCCTGCCGTTAA
- the tatB gene encoding Sec-independent protein translocase protein TatB → MFDIGFLELLICGVIALLVLGPERLPTAARAAGRWVGAARRMVGQFSSELDRQLKAEELREELRKAGDVGLDDVQKTVRGALDEAKKYEHMILSDEEARKPRPAPATRRMAGEGEGTDSSGTNSQHNKAPEPTSESSGERETQSGPSDNRS, encoded by the coding sequence ATGTTCGATATCGGCTTCCTTGAGCTGCTGATCTGCGGCGTTATTGCGCTTTTGGTGCTTGGCCCCGAACGGCTCCCTACGGCCGCCCGGGCTGCCGGGCGCTGGGTGGGCGCTGCGCGCCGCATGGTCGGCCAGTTCAGCTCCGAGCTTGACCGGCAACTGAAAGCCGAGGAACTGCGCGAGGAGCTTCGTAAAGCGGGCGATGTCGGCCTGGATGATGTGCAGAAAACCGTGCGGGGGGCTCTTGATGAGGCCAAGAAGTACGAGCACATGATCCTGTCCGACGAAGAAGCCCGCAAGCCCAGACCTGCGCCGGCAACCCGCCGCATGGCCGGCGAAGGCGAGGGAACGGACTCCTCCGGCACAAACAGCCAGCACAACAAGGCACCGGAACCGACCAGCGAATCCTCCGGTGAACGCGAGACCCAATCAGGCCCGTCGGATAACCGTTCATGA
- a CDS encoding UbiH/UbiF/VisC/COQ6 family ubiquinone biosynthesis hydroxylase, translating into MISNADTRSFDIVVVGGGMIGSALALGLSRQGWQVGLVEGASRDALLEAPEPASTVQDFEPRVSAISTASQRLLEELGAWSGVTESRHCGYREMIVWDGDGTGRIHFDAAELHARALGTIVENRNIVRALFRELLASEVTLFDGVRVRTWSRTEGVELEDGNRLAARLVIGADGANSRLRQWAGMPTREWDYDQQAIVCTVRTAKSHRYTAWQRFSPSGPLAFLPLLNESLDDRFCSIVWSQDTPEARRLMALGDDDFRVELERAIEGELGSVTAVSRRFAFPLRQRHAKDYVADGLALVGDAAHTIHPLAGQGANLGYGDVRALLDEMKRAKSLELAPDDELVLARYQRRRKGENLTMMAAMEGFKQLFARDELPLRWLRNAGMRWLDRLGPVKNRIAAEAMGLAD; encoded by the coding sequence ATGATCAGTAATGCCGACACCCGCTCCTTCGATATTGTCGTCGTCGGTGGCGGCATGATCGGATCGGCCCTGGCGCTGGGGTTGTCTCGCCAGGGCTGGCAGGTCGGACTGGTCGAAGGTGCCTCGCGGGACGCATTGCTCGAGGCCCCGGAGCCGGCCTCAACGGTGCAAGATTTTGAACCCCGGGTCAGTGCCATCTCCACGGCCAGCCAGCGTCTGCTGGAAGAGCTGGGTGCCTGGTCCGGGGTTACTGAAAGCCGTCACTGCGGCTATCGGGAAATGATCGTGTGGGATGGAGATGGCACTGGCCGGATTCATTTCGATGCCGCCGAACTGCATGCCCGGGCGCTGGGTACCATTGTCGAGAACCGCAACATCGTCCGGGCTTTGTTCCGGGAGTTGCTGGCCAGTGAGGTAACGCTGTTTGACGGGGTCCGCGTGCGAACCTGGTCCCGGACGGAGGGCGTTGAACTGGAAGACGGGAACCGGCTGGCGGCCCGCCTGGTGATCGGAGCCGATGGCGCCAACTCGCGCCTGCGCCAGTGGGCAGGAATGCCCACGCGGGAATGGGATTACGACCAACAGGCCATCGTCTGCACGGTGCGGACGGCCAAGAGCCACCGCTACACCGCCTGGCAGCGCTTCTCTCCCAGTGGTCCGCTGGCTTTCCTGCCGTTGCTGAATGAGAGTCTGGACGACCGGTTCTGTTCCATTGTCTGGTCCCAGGACACCCCCGAGGCCCGCCGGCTTATGGCACTCGGTGATGATGACTTCCGGGTTGAACTGGAGCGCGCCATCGAGGGTGAGTTGGGCAGTGTGACTGCGGTTTCCCGCCGTTTTGCCTTCCCCCTGAGGCAGCGCCATGCCAAGGATTATGTGGCCGATGGCCTGGCCCTGGTGGGGGATGCGGCCCATACCATCCACCCCCTGGCTGGTCAGGGTGCCAACCTGGGGTATGGGGATGTGCGGGCCCTGCTTGATGAAATGAAGCGGGCGAAGTCGCTTGAACTTGCTCCGGATGACGAACTGGTTCTGGCCCGCTACCAGCGTCGCCGCAAAGGTGAGAACCTCACCATGATGGCAGCCATGGAGGGCTTCAAGCAGTTGTTCGCCCGGGACGAGCTGCCCCTGCGCTGGCTTCGCAACGCCGGTATGCGCTGGCTGGATCGGCTTGGGCCGGTCAAGAACCGCATAGCCGCGGAGGCCATGGGCCTCGCTGATTAA
- a CDS encoding SCP2 sterol-binding domain-containing protein — MFPGPTLQAAASAIIENALNRALELDPAGRQSLVKALTGPVQLDITAPIPLTYTLDQTGERVQVSSQPPMEPALRISGRPLAFAALAVGDDRVFADGRLAVDGDTGLAHQLQRALNQLDPDWEAAMARHIGDVPAHFLGKRLRHAVKWSREAVLSMNANIEEYLHEESRTLPGRRELEATFGDIDELSLRTERLEARLRLLENREITDEPENP, encoded by the coding sequence ATGTTTCCGGGCCCGACCCTGCAGGCTGCCGCCAGCGCCATCATCGAGAATGCCCTGAACCGGGCACTCGAGCTGGACCCGGCCGGCCGCCAGTCCCTGGTCAAAGCACTGACGGGCCCGGTGCAGCTGGATATTACCGCCCCGATACCACTGACCTATACCCTCGACCAGACCGGGGAACGGGTCCAGGTCAGCAGCCAGCCCCCAATGGAACCAGCGCTGCGGATCAGTGGCCGGCCACTGGCCTTTGCCGCCCTCGCCGTGGGCGATGACCGGGTATTTGCGGACGGACGGCTGGCTGTGGATGGCGATACCGGCCTCGCCCACCAGCTGCAGCGGGCCCTGAACCAGCTGGATCCCGACTGGGAAGCCGCCATGGCCCGGCACATCGGTGACGTGCCGGCACACTTCCTGGGAAAACGCCTGCGCCATGCGGTGAAATGGAGCCGGGAAGCGGTCCTTTCCATGAACGCGAACATCGAGGAATACCTCCACGAGGAGAGTCGCACGCTGCCCGGGCGCCGGGAACTGGAAGCCACCTTCGGGGATATCGATGAGCTGAGTCTGCGCACCGAGCGACTGGAAGCCCGGCTCCGGCTGCTGGAAAACCGCGAAATCACTGACGAACCGGAGAACCCGTGA
- the hisI gene encoding phosphoribosyl-AMP cyclohydrolase — MQESSATVDSPDWLNAIRWTEDGLVPAIAQDAETGEILMMAWMNRESLRLTAEEGHAVYWSRSRGKLWRKGETSGHQQVVKDIRLDCDEDVILLKVEQKGGIACHTGRRSCFYRTLKDGAWVAVDPVIKDPDAIYGNK, encoded by the coding sequence ATGCAAGAAAGCTCCGCTACTGTCGACAGCCCTGACTGGTTGAATGCCATTCGCTGGACCGAGGACGGCCTGGTCCCGGCCATTGCCCAGGATGCCGAGACCGGCGAGATCCTGATGATGGCCTGGATGAACCGGGAATCCCTCCGGCTGACGGCAGAAGAAGGCCATGCGGTGTACTGGTCCCGCTCCCGGGGCAAGCTCTGGCGCAAGGGCGAGACATCCGGCCACCAACAGGTGGTGAAAGACATCCGGCTGGACTGCGACGAGGACGTGATTCTGCTGAAAGTCGAGCAGAAAGGCGGCATTGCGTGCCATACTGGCCGACGCAGCTGTTTTTACCGTACCCTGAAGGACGGAGCGTGGGTTGCGGTGGATCCGGTCATCAAGGATCCGGACGCAATCTATGGCAACAAGTAA